Proteins from a single region of Bombus pascuorum chromosome 5, iyBomPasc1.1, whole genome shotgun sequence:
- the LOC132907155 gene encoding ATP-binding cassette sub-family C member 4-like, giving the protein MEVKFMYTKQNPQETANPISRLLFGWMKDIFMNGTKRDLTLSDLYQPLKSDISKTVTDRLQEFWNQELQKWEQKEKETHHYKQSSKGNDSPRLERALIRAFWKEYICIGLLMSLQFTILIVLSPIIVSWIITYFRISDDIKPITKNEVLAYVGYLIICLLFSVFILHHSTLLSRKIGMKMRVACCSLIYRKILRLSRSSLTQISSGQVVNLLSNDVSRFDELTYYLNFLWITPIQLTVVTVIMWHKIGVPSIIGVGALLLMTVPTHFIFLTMTRRFRKVAAFFMDKRMQHMNELISGIEVIKMYAWEKPFEKIVRVARSIEIKKIANTSYVRAVYLALMVFTNRVILFITLLSYVLLGYYLQPEITFMLSSYFEVLQLTTTLFFPQALLMSGETLVSIKRLEKFLLLEERSNEGRMLGQMHPSGVLKFKRRKAKEGNVESIRIMNGNQNSNLNNVDEQVQVSIVLERVSANWVPKQLPPTLCNISMKIENGELCALVGPVGSGKSSILQLLLKELPLGAGRIKLYGKPFQDVEYDKEGYVTNIPNLRISYASQEAWLFSGSVRDNILFGQPYDKDRYMAVTRACALTKDFQQLPYGDMSNVGECGSSLSGGQKARINLARAVYRKADIYLLDDPLSAVDSRVAKHLFHRCIKNYLHGTTRILVTHQLQFIKQTDTIAVLDRGCISMYGTYAELSKFNEDFANMMNRIKTSMEARKESEIVETSENSFVEKRPSRSGIRRLSSVVSTNSSVVSYDYEDKTSAPDNDEAMATGRVSIKVYKKYFQYGGSIYALLALLFTLIISQGATSGNDYWVSYWTNLEIIRNSLNGSQPFKSQYSVYIMNNTILSHVFTLDKYGLLTTSNAIYVYTFCIIACIVTVFVRNISFMKICMDASKNLHDTMFSNILQATMAFFHRNASGRILNRFSKDMGSMDEILPKVMLETIQVFLVIIGINVMVVVMNYWMLIPLTIFLILFYFTRNTYLRTAQSIKRLEGIAKSPVFSHVNATLNGLPTIRSSGSNIVELVQKQFDDLQDVHTGAWSMTISVPETFGLYLDFVAIMFVACVCLSFILVDTGNVLGGNVGLAISQSLIIVGTLQHGMRQSGEMIAHITSVERILQYINLPKEDPWTSDNPPPADWPKHGQLTLKNVSMRYDENETPVLKNLNLTIEAGWKVGVVGRTGAGKSSLISALFRLFAKGLQGEIKIDGRDSSTLGLHELRSRISIIPQHPFLFSESLRYNLDPSHIYNDALLWDSLRQVELNDLVLDQRIMNGGSNLSIGQRQLICLARAVLKNNRILVLDEATANIDTHTDELIQRTIRTRFVDCTVITIAHRLHTIIDSDRIIVMDNGYIAEFGCPHELLRDKPEGIFSKMVNNTGVAMAQSLWEQAHLAYLKNTRDTSLEDDTTNIIAQSSL; this is encoded by the exons atggaaGTAAAATTCATGTACACTAAACAAAATCCGCAAGAAACGGCAAATCCAATTAGTCGATTACTTTTTGg atgGATGAAGGACATATTCATGAATGGTACTAAAAGGGATCTCACGTTATCAGATCTATATCAGCCCTTAAAATCAGATATATCCAAAACAGTCACGGATAGATTACAAGA atTCTGGAACCAGGAACTTCAAAAATGggaacaaaaggaaaaagaaacgcaTCATTACAAGCAATCAAGCAAAGGCAACGACTCTCCTCGTTTAGAAAGAGCTTTGATTCGTGCATTTTGGAAAGAATATATCTGCATTGGCCTCCTAATGTCACTTCAATTCACAATCCTAATTGTATTGAGCCCAATTATAGTGTCGTGGATTATTACCTACTTCAGAATCAGTGATGACATCAAACCCATCACAAAAAATGAAGTTTTAGCTTATGTTGGTTATCTAATAATATGCCTACTATTTTCAGTGTTTATTTTACATCATTCTACTCTACTATCACGAAAGATAGGCATGAAGATGCGGGTTGCATGTTGCTCgttaatttatagaaaa ATACTAAGGCTTAGTAGAAGCTCCTTGACTCAAATCAGTTCTGGTCAGGTGGTAAATCTTCTCAGCAACGATGTCAGTCGCTTCGACGAATTAActtattatttaaactttCTCTGGATAACACCCAttcaa CTTACCGTCGTGACCGTGATAATGTGGCACAAAATAGGAGTTCCAAGTATAATTGGTGTCGGAGCTCTTTTGCTAATGACTGTTCCGactcattttatatttcttacaatGACCCGACGATTTAGAAAAGTTGCCGCTTTCTTCATGGATAAAAGAATGCAGCATATGAATGAACTTATAAGTGGTATTGAG GTAATCAAAATGTACGCCTGGGAGAAGCCATTTGAGAAGATCGTTAGAGTTGCACGTTCCATTGAAATCAAGAAAATAGCAAATACTTCATACGTTCGTGCAGTATATTTGGCCCTTATGGTTTTTACAAATCGTGTAATTCTGTTCATAACTCTCCTATCGTACGTTCTACTGGGATACTATCTACAGCCAGAAATAACTTTCATGTTGTCTAGCTACTTCGAGGTCCTTCAGCTCACTACCACGCTATTCTTTCCTCAAGCTCTTCTAATGTCTGGAGAAACATTGGTGTCCATTAAAAGATTAGaa aaatttttattattagaagaaCGATCAAATGAAGGGAGGATGCTCGGCCAAATGCATCCAAGCGGAGTCCTAAAGTTTAAGAGAAGAAAGGCAAAGGAAGGAAATGTAGAATCTATTAGAATAATGAATGGAAaccaaaattcaaatttaaacaatGTTGATGAACAAGTACAAGTTTCGATAGTATTGGAACGAGTATCGGCGAATTGGGTGCCCAAACAGCTGCCGCCCACTTTGTGTAACATTTCTATGAAGATTGAAAATGGGGAATTGTGTGCTTTGGTGGGCCCAGTAGGCTCAGGAAAATCTTCGATTTTACAGCTTCTATTAAAGGAACTTCCTTTGGGAGCTGGaaggataaaattatatggtaAACCATTTCAGGATGTTGAATACGATAAAGAAGGGTACGTGACAAATATTCCGAATTTGAGGATTTCTTACGCCAGTCAGGAAGCTTGGCTTTTCTCTGGATCTGTTAGAGACAATATTCTCTTTGGACAACCTTATGACAAGGACAGATACATGGCT GTAACGAGAGCTTGTGCTCTGACAAAAGATTTTCAGCAACTTCCTTATGGTGACATGAGCAATGTAGGGGAATGTGGGTCCTCTTTATCAGGGGGACAAAAGGCGCGAATAAATTTGGCACGAGCCGTTTACAGAAAAGCGGATATCTATTTATTAGACGATCCTTTGAGCGCAGTGGACTCACGCGTAGCTAAACATCTCTTCCACAGGTGTATCAAAAACTACCTTCATGGAACGACCAGAATTTTGGTCACCCATCAATTGCAATTTATCAAACAGACTGACACCATTGCAGTATTGGATcgc GGTTGCATAAGCATGTATGGAACGTATGcagaattatccaaatttaACGAAGACTTTGCAAATATGATGAATCGCATTAAAACATCAATGGAAGCTAGAAAAGAGAGCGAAATTGTAGAAACTTCTGAAAACTCCTTTGTGGAGAAGAGACCCAGTAGAAGTGGTATCCGTAGATTGTCTTCCGTAGTATCCACTAACAGTAGCGTG GTTTCCTATGACTATGAAGACAAAACATCAGCGCCAGATAATGATGAAGCTATGGCAACAGGTCGTGTCTCTATCAAAGTTTACAAGAAATACTTTCAATATGGTGGCTCCATTTATGCACTACTTGCTTTATTATTTACCTTAATTATATCCCAAGGAGCAACCAGTGGAAACGATTATTGGGTTTCCTATTGGACGAACCTTGAAATCATAAGAAATTCCTTAAATGGAAGTCAACCATTTAAATCTCAATATTCAGTTTACATAATGAATAACACGATACTATCGCATGTGTTCACTTTGGACAAATATGGTCTCTTAACTACATCTAACgctatatatgtgtatacttTTTGCATCATAGCCTGCATTGTGACAGTATTCGTTAGGAATATATCCTTTATGAAGATTTGCATGGACGCTAGTAAAAATCTTCACGACACGATGTTCTCTAATATATTGCAAGCAACGATGGCCTTTTTCCATCGTAACGCTTCTG GAAGgattttaaatagattttctAAGGATATGGGTTCCATGGATGAAATATTGCCGAAGGTGATGTTAGAGACCATCCAAGTATTTCTTGTGATAATCGGCATTAATGTCATGGTAGTGGTCATGAATTATTGGATGCTCATTCCACTAACGATATttcttattctattttattttacaaggAATACGTATCTAAGAACCGCTCAAAGTATCAAACGTCTTGAGGGTATAG CAAAGAGTCCAGTATTCTCCCATGTAAACGCTACATTAAATGGATTGCCCACTATCAGAAGTAGTGGTTCGAATATCGTGGAGTTAGTGCAAAAACAGTTCGACGATTTACAAGATGTGCATACAGGTGCATGGAGCATGACCATAAGTGTCCCCGAAACTTTTGGACTGTATCTAGATTTTGTCGCGATAATGTTCGTTGCGTGTGTTTGCTTGTCTTTTATCCTAGTAGATACag GTAACGTCCTTGGTGGTAACGTCGGTTTAGCTATATCGCAATCGTTAATTATAGTTGGCACTTTGCAACACGGGATGAGACAAAGTGGCGAAATGATAGCTCACATAACATCTGTAGAGAGGATCttacaatatattaatttgcCTAAGGAAGATCCATGGACCAGCGACAATCCACCACCAGCAGATTGGCCAAAACATGGACAATTGACTCTGAAGAATGTTAGCATGAGATATGACGAAAATGAAACTCCTGTATTAAAG AACTTAAATTTGACGATAGAAGCGGGATGGAAAGTTGGTGTCGTAGGTAGAACTGGTGCAGGAAAATCGTCTTTAATATCAGCGCTTTTCCGGCTATTTGCCAAAGGATTGCAAGGAGAGATTAAAATTGATGGGAGAGATAGTAGTACATTAGGTTTGCATGAGTTACGTTCGCGAATTTCGATTATTCCTCAACACCCATTTTTGTTCTCCGAATCATTGCGTTACAATCTGGACCCATCCCATATTTATAATGACGCGCTACTATGGGATAGTCTTCGACAGGTCGAATTGAACGATCTTGTACTGGATCAAAGGATAATGAATGGTGGAAGTAATTTGAGTATTGGACAGAGACAGTTGATATGCTTGGCTAGAGCAGTTTTAAAAAACAACCGAATATTAGTCTTAGATGAGGCTACAGCTAACATCGATACgca caCGGATGAACTAATTCAAAGAACCATAAGAACGAGATTTGTTGACTGTACTGTCATTACAATTGCTCATCGTCTGCACACTATTATTGATAGTGACAGAATTATAGTAATGGACAACGGTTACATAGCG GAATTCGGTTGCCCTCATGAATTATTGCGAGACAAGCCAGAAggaattttctcgaaaatggTAAACAACACAGGAGTAGCTATGGCACAATCTCTTTGGGAGCAAGCACACCTGGCTTATTTAAAGAACACTAGAGATACAAGTCTGGAAGACGATACGACAAATATAATCGCGCAGAGCTCTCTTTga